The genome window AGGAGCTATGTTTACAGCGTGAGATCCGCTTTCCGGACCTGCGTGGGGGGTGAGGGCTCCGACGGCAGAATCTACAGAGTCGACTTAACTACAGTGCAATGCACGTGCAGGACCCCATAATTGCTGCATATCCCGTGCTCTCACGTTATCACAGCATGCCGGATGAGAAGAGTTGACCATACAAGTCCCGACTACTTGACCCCAGTGTACTCTAAAAGGATGGCTCTAAAGACTTGGGAGTCCACCTTCGAGCCTTTACTTGATGCTTCACAATGGCCTGAGTACAATGGCGATGAATATGTGCCCGATTGTGGTCTATTGAAACAAAaggcagggaggaggaagaggaaacgTCTTCAGAATGAGATGGATCATAGCAGTAAAGGTTACGGTGAAGACATGTATGGAGCAGGAGACTTTGATGAGGCACCTATTAAAATTCGTTGCTCTATATGCCACCGGTTGGAGCACAGGATGGAACAACACAAGGCGGGCCCAAAGAATAAGCCAAATCGTAGGAAAAGGGGGAATTCTAGTAGCGGGGAAGTAGATCGCAGACAGGTAGAGGTGAACTACTCGCTATCGTTTAGTTGTTCTATTTATAATGTTTTATACTTGCcataaattaaatttttttcccGTTCTCTAACAACCCTCTCACTACTTACATTGCAAGGCGATGGCGCACCCCGACTACCCGCTCCTTGAGACGTTTTACGACAGGGAGCACCGAGCGCACCTGATGGTCGACGACGGTGAGGTACGATTTATCCTTACTTGTTACATCTAAGTGCTACGTAAGATGCAGGTGTCACTAACATTTTCAAATTACAATGATCCTTTTAGGTGCTATCACCACTTCGGATTCTCACTCACAGCCCTCTCAGGTGGGATGAGAGGTACGCCCCATACATTGGGCGTGCAGGATTCCTACCTTTGGCCCGGTTGGTCACGACGGGGTTGCCAATGTTCGACAACGCAACTCTGACTGCGCTAGTCGACCGCTGGAGGCCCTAGACACACATCTTCCACCTCCCTTGCGGGGAGCTCACGGTCACTCTCCAGGATGTGGCCATGATACTCGGGCTTCAAGTGGACGGGCAGCCTGTATGTGTGAATGTGCAACCCGCAGGGTGGAGAGACATGGTGGAGCTGATTGTTGGCAGTAGGCCACCAGAGCCTGCGCAGGACGCAAAGGACAAGAAACCTTCTGGCGTCAGCTTCGCCTGCTGGCTCAGAATTTCACGGAATGTCCTGACGATGCAGTGGAGCACGTCGTCGAGAGGTACGCCCGCGCATGGTTATGGCATCTTGTTGGAGGCTACTTGTTCCCGGACGGGAGTGGGAACACAGTATCATGGATGTACTTGTCGCTACTAGGAGAGGAATGGGAGAATGTCGGCCTTTACAGTTAGGGATCAGCCACGCTTGCATGGCTGTACCGGCAGTTATGTGATGCTTGCAGGCATAGTGGGGACCATGCCAACCTTGGCGGATGCGCGTACCTCCTGCAGGTGTGGATGTGGGAGCACCTACCGGTTGGTAGACCCGATCGATTCTCCCCCGGGGTACGTATTTTTAGTTTTGTTTCAATTCGTATTGTTTGTGGATATTTTGAAATGTCATATGATGCGTTTGAACTGTAGGTTTGGCAGTTCGAGGACGAGGGCTCGCTCCCGACCGTTGCTTTCCTTTGGAGGAACGTCCGGGCGGTGACTGGAAACGCAGGCAGGCGGTACCTCTTCTACACCAACGAGCTAGACTACATCATGCAAAGCCACGTGAGTgcaattagttatgaattactTATTTCACACACTTGCATGTGTCAATTGACATTTTCGTTAATTTTCAGGTGACATGGGAGCCATATGGCTGGCACGAGATCCTTTCCATGGGTCTAAGCCCATTGTGCACACGGGACATGGAGTATTGACGGTCCGTTCTCCCGCTTATTTGCTTTTACATTGTTGAGATGCACTGTCCGAACCGTGTGATGAGATAGTTCGGGAGGTTACAACGGACGCCTCCAGACACGACACCCACGTCTGTGGCTTTGCACAAGTGAGTACTAATACATCTTGCATGGTTCAATGGATCTTTTATATGTGGTTATATGTGTTTCTAATTTTGCCATCTTGCAGAATTGACAGGAGGAAACAACAGGGCGCTCGAGATTGGCGGGACGTGCACCACAACTACTTGGTGCAGTGGAGCAACCGGGCGAGGACAATCGTACACAGTGGAGCCGCCCACCACTCGGGTCCGTACCACGAGTACTTGAGGTGGCTGCACGACTCCTCCAGGTTGGCAATCAAGCCACCACGAGTTGCAGTTGGAGCGGAGGATTTGCcggactccgatgatgaggacgacCTCATCGATGAGTACGACCAGATCACTCGACACATCCGTCAACACGAGCGTGCTCCGCTTCACAACTACATGGTATTTGTAATTTGCCATACCAACATTGTATTCATTCATGGTTTCTACCGTACTTTACGGATTGCATCGGCGTTGCAGGAAAAGCAGCTCGGGCGCCTTGCTAATGAGGCTGGGCAAGCTTTGCTTGTCCCTCCGGGTTCAGCGGAAGAGGTTGGCCAACTTTGCGCTTTTGTTGAGGTAATAGTTGTCAAATTTTTAATTGTGCAAATTTTCTTCTACTTGTTCAAGCACTCAGAAAATTTGACCTAATTGTTTGCAGAGGGTTCGTAGGAGCTGTCGCCGCCTTGCTTACAAGATGAGCTGCATGACGACCCCAGATATGAAGCTTGCACATGGTGGGCCTTCTTCGGAGCCATCTGCTGGCCACACAGGTTCTTCAACCCAGCAGCAGACGCCGGTGCATTACGGTACCCGGACTCGCACGCGCAGCACTAGTGTGGCTCGGACGCAGTCACGCAGTATGACTGGACCCGCCTCTACTTCCGTTGGGACGGCTGCACGAGGCAAGGCCCCACGGGAGCAAACCTCAGAGAGCGAGGAAAAGAGCTCGGACGATGGAGACCCATCGTACGGCGCGGATGTGATGGGGACCTCACAGCTCGCAGGCGCCCCTCCAACGACCCAGCCTACACAGCCCCCACGACGTCGCTGAGACAGGATAGAAATTGCGAGTGGCAATGTCCTTCCGTCCAACACGGCCCacgaaaggaggaagaagaagccctaCACCCCCGGGATGTGACCGATTACATTGTAGGCTCGGCGAGTTGCGTGTGTTGGTTTGTAAGGAGAAAATATAGTGTTCCGACATTGCCACTTCGCATAATGTTAACCTCCGAATTTATCAATTCGCATTCAATAACTAGTCTCTGATTTTGCAATTATCTAGATGCCTCGTATTTGTGCCGTGGTTTGTACACAATGGTTCGTACATGGTCGATCACGAGAATGGAGAAATGTCAAGGCATGTGGCATATCTCTTTCTTGAATTCAACTCGGACAAAAGCATATGAATTTGGCAAGATAGGTGGGAGAACCCGTTATAGcaattcttttgttttggtgATAGTTAATTTCCACATATTAGTTACTGCTTAGCTGTTATATACTAAGTATTTCTTCAATAGCATCATCACATATTTCAGAAACATTGTCTACCTCCTGACAGTTTGTCATGCCAAGCACAATGGCGTGACTCAGCTTCGTCCAGGTACCTCGGCGTGACAGAAGAGTGAGTCACGCCGAGGTCCTCCCTCCCATCCCGGAGATGGTCGTGTTCTGCATTTTCAATGGTGTTGGCGCGATTGCATGATGAGTCACGCTAGGGGTCTTGGCGTGACTCGTCAGGACTGTGGTGATGCTGGATTTCCCAAACCGATGGCGTGACAACATAGTTAGTCGCGCCAGAGAGCTTGGCGTGACACCCTGTTTGTCACGCCAGAGGGCTTGGCGTGACATAGTACTAAGTCACGCCGGGCACGTTCCCCCCCTACTatcccgggggggggggggtcctgCAAATTGTAAAGGCCCGGCATGACAAGGCTCCTAGTTACGCCAGGGACCTTAGCGTGACTGACTTACAGAGAGAAATAAGGCGCAGGGCAACATCTATATTTAATGGATGCCACTCCTACGATACAAAATTTGTATTCCCATTTGTGAATTAATCTACACATTATCGCAACATTATGACAATATCGTGGATACTAATGCTACAAAATCCATTAAAACATGTGGCCCCAAAAGGAGCAAATTTGTTGGCATATTAAAATTAGGTCCAAATTACAGATATTCATTGCTCATCGACGATGATTACATATCacgttcacaaatagttcacaTAAGACAATTCATTCATCTACCTTTATACTGCTAGGTCTAATCGTCTAGCCCATCATATAACACCTTGTCATCATCGTCGTCCGGGATAACCACGGGCAAATTATCAACAAGCGCCTTCATTGTCTCTATTTCCACCTTCGTAGCCCAAACATCTTGACCCTCCATGGTAGTACTTCTcatggtgggggggggggggtacaaAGCACGGTAGTAATCACGAGTTTCCTTCTTCCGATGCTCCAAATAGCTTGAGAACACATTTGGAGGACGCTTACTCCACCatgcaatctcatgatcaaCCGCACCTTtatcgaggtactcctcccatgaacattttcgCGTTCTCTGcttaagaaaatacatatgCACAACAATTAACAATACGATAGCGCAACATTGAATATAGATACTACGCATAAACCAACCATATCATTGCCGACCACATGTCCGCAGTAGTACCCCACTCTAAGTTCGGATGGCACTATCCCGTGTTTCGCATTCACACCACAAGGGCACTTTCTTGGGGCACATGGTTCTATCACCCTTTTtcccttcacttcatctttttcCTCATCTTTCCATTGACCATCAGGACCGTACAATGGATCCCGAAAGCCACAAGTAACACCATGGCACTGCATTACAATTCGTAATACATGTTACATGATACATAACTCTTTCGCATTAAAATTGTAAACAAGCACTCATGCCCAATTCTTACCCTTGTCATCCCTTCGCAGCGGAAGTAAGGGGACCCCCCAGAAGGTTCACAAAGTACGTTTCGCTTTCCGCAATTGCACAACAGAGGATCCGCAACACGTATACTCCTCAATTGCCACTTCTCTTTATCCGTCAATTTTTGCGGATTTGGTGGAGGGAGAACCCAACGAACAAACTTGTCATATGGCTTCGGATACTGACTAAACCGTTTCACCTTCAGAATCCTCTGATCATACATTTCGGGCCCATCAATCCATTGGAAGAAGTAGCACATCTCTCACTCCTGCAAATTATTAAAACGTCACGTCTGCAAAAGTAATGCCATTTACTTCTACCCTAATCCTTAACAAAAATACACTCACACGATAATCCGGGCACAGGTACTAAGCCCAACCAGCAGTATCTTCGTGTAGCGACTGAAGAACCACGGCTCGCTTACCACAGTCACAAGTCAGGACGGAGAGGGCGGGAGGAACGGGGGCATCTTTGCAACTAACATCGGGATACTTCTTACCGATATATGCCCACTTTTGCTTACGCCATAAATTCGAAGTCATACCGAAAAACTGCATGAATACAGAACCTACTCATTATACATTTCAATTCGACTAAAATTCATCTATGCAATGCAAAAACATGCATTACTCATATACATTTAGTATAGCTATATGTATTTCAATTTCTTACGCTCAACcgattgcatgcaacaaatttcaCACGATACATATGCGTTAGTATACGTACATAGCACGATATATGACCACCGATCTAGATCGAAACGTTGAAATTTCGTAGATCAACCGAATCAAGTTCTAAACCATAACAACCCAAAAACTAGCAATGCAAACTGAAATAACCAAAAATACTTGGAGGGATTGGACGAGATACCTTCTTTCGACTCTTTCCCCTCAAATCCCTTTCGAATCGGGCCCGAAATCGGTGGGAATGTAGAGAAGGGGCACCAGCGGGGTTTTGGAGTCCTTGCTGCTTGAGGAAGAAACGACTGCGTGCGGGAGAGAAGGGCCAGCGCCCGGCCTATATATGCCTGTGTCACGCCAAAGGGGTTGGCGTGACTCCAGTCGCGCCAGCGCCCTTGGCGTGACACAGGCGACAGCCGGCCGCGCCTGTATGGTGCTCTGTCGCGCCATAGTGCATGGTGCGCCCTGACGCGACTCAGGGCTGCCACGTCGGCACGCCCACGTGGCACGGGGCTGGCCGCCCGCCGACGTGGCACCGCAGTCATGCCAGGCTCCTTGGTGTGACTAAGTGGTGAGTCACACCAAAGCCTGTATCGTGACAAAAGAGCctagtttctgaaaatataGATCCCGACgggttattattaaaatattaatattaaatagactaaaaaaaattcaaaagcaaGCCGGCCAGGGCCACCCAACGGTGCGTTGGTTACCGCGGTAACATCCGTTCCCAGCATGCAAACCGAACGGTCCAGTCTATAACCACCAGATGGAGCCTTCGCGTGTCGGCCTTGTGCAACAATGAATTTATAGTGccatttttttcaaacggatgcctaaaattataaaatttaaaaatattaaaaatattttaaaaaagtcTTGCAACAATGGTCATGCGTGCAACAACGTTCATGCCAGCCTGCCCGGCCTAGCACTGGGCCGCCCCGCCTGCTAGATTGGGCCGCGCGAGGCTTCGGCTAGGCGCGGCTCGCTCATCGGGCCATATGCTGGGCCGTACGTATCTGCTCGAGTGTGGACTTGAGCCCGTTTTTTCACCGGTTCTCCGTGGAACCCTTTCTCGTCGTAGACGGTAGACCGGCAGAGACTAGAGAAAGAGAGGCAGATGCTGCGGGTGTCGGAGGACGGGGGCCGGCGCCGGGAGGCCCACGCCGCCGGGTACGGCGagctcggccgcgccctcctcGACCTGCAGGCCGCCGCTGACCAGGTCTTCGACGCCGTCTCCAAGCGAGTACGTGCCGCCACGCCCCTCCCTCCCCTACCCCGTCGCTCAAACCCCAGACCGCCTGTACTCCTTCGGTGCGCCCTGATTCTCGATTTTCCTGACATTGGATTATGCGGTTTTGTTGCTCCCAGACCGCCGAGGAGCGTGAGAAGCTATCGGCCATTTCCAGGAGGATCAAAGATGCCAAAGTAAGCTACTAGTTGTCCCGTCCCGAGTATCCAAATGGACCAAATCGTTCCGAGTCTCTGAGATTCTGAACTACTAGTACTAGACTAGTATCGTGGCTGTAAATTCCGCTGCCTGGTTTAAACTGATCACTGGCCAGCACAATACATCAAAATGCTCCAATGTGGAAGTTGTAATATTCGGGTAATCGCTACGTAGTTGATAATTAAAAGAATTTTGttgcatatatgtatgtgtgcgACTTGGCTGGATAACCCATTGGGGATTACTTCTACATAGTTAGGTCTGTCATGTACTCTGTCGTATCCCATTTCAATTCTGAGATTCTATTGCGTGTGATTTAGGCttctggcattgtaccttttTGTCATGAGCTGCTTCAGTGCTTCATGTACTGTAAGTTAAGATGCATCTTTGACACTTCCTGTGAAGTGCCATAAGTAATGCATTGAGATTTTAAATCTTTAATAAGAAGGAAGCTAATCCGAGCTGTTTTCATTGATTGTGCATGggattgtttttatttttatcatttggTCTCGTGTGAACTTCATTTGACTGACTAGTTTGAactgtttttgttttgttgagTACTTCTAGGCTAAGATCAAAGCTTTATCTCAGTCAGAGGAACCACTCACAATTGTATCACCAGCACAGCATCCTTCATGTTGTACTAAACAAGAAGACTTCAGACCACTGTTTCACGACAATGGTGGGTTGCCGATAGCAAATATTACTGTAAACGGAGAATTCAACAGAGTAAGTATCAGTACACCTCTTGACTCTAGAGCCATCAGATTTTGGACTTAATACGTTCAGCTCTGCTTATAGAAACATTATTTGACAGGAATATGGGCTAGAAGGCACCCTTGAACTCTTCCAGTTTTTCTCTGAGGAGAACTGTGATTATCCTTCAAAAGTTAGTTGTCTAAAAGCTTATCTACTTTATTCTTTGACAGTATTCCAGCTAGATGCTTCTTGTCATCAGCATATTTTTGTTAACTATTTTTGTTACATCCAGTAGTTAAGTTTCATTGCAAAGTCTTGATATAACATATTATGATTTAAGCTTGCACCTATTATGTGCATGTATCTGCATTTATATTTCTAACTATGGGTTGTTGGCCCTGCAGGCTACAGATAAACTTCCCAAAACAAAAGATAGCACATATTTAGAGAATCTTTTGGAGGCAGCAAAGTAAGACTTTTAACTCATGTGTTGATCAACTCATGACTAACATTTATATTTATTGTTCTTATTAACAAACAGACACTGTGTTGCGTGTACACTGTACCAACGACCACAATCTTGTGTATGTTTTCTCCTAAAGATCCATATGGTCAAGTAGGCTGATAGTCTTTTAAGTTATTCCATATGATTTTATTTGGACATTGTCCTATTTAAAATAGACAGATATGCAAGGAGAAAATTTTCAGGACTACTCCCCTGCTATTTGAAGTGACAAATCTTGCATGTACATTTCAGTTTTCTGCTAGATGAAATAGTAAAATGATAGGGTTAAAGGTGGCAAtttctacaacaacaaaaacaaagcctttgtcccaagcaagttgtggtaggctagagatgaaatccacaagatccaactaaaaagatgatgagaaaataataatgataataaaggtactagtaatagtaaataataaagtaataacggtacaaaGAGACTGAAGGTGGcgctttctgattttttttaaaagaaaagctTCATGCTCCCAAGCACCATATACATCAAGGTGGATTATCGATAAGACCATAAGTCTAGATAATATGTACAAATATGTCCAGATATTCATGGATTCTTTCCATTTTTGGCCTATAAGCTGATTGTTATGCTAACGTTATGAGTTCTAGGTCAGTACCTTTGTAAATTAATTAGCAAGGGGCCATTAACCAATATAGTTAAATACTTAAATCTCCAATATTAAGGCAGACATGGGTTAAATGTGTAACCTGAATAAGGATGTATGGAACATTTAGATTGCCAACTGTGGATATCGTTGGTTTTGTTAGCCGGAGTTAATGAGTACATCTATGAAACTAATCTATAATACTGGATCGAGGTATTTGCTTTTCATTGATCTGGTGTTGGTTGAGAAAGGACTTGACGGGGTTCTACTTGCTCATAGGTAGCCTCATACAATTGTATTTCTAACATCTTTGTAAACAATCAATAAGGTTTGCCAGAATTCAGTTTCGTTGATTTGCTGGTTGAAAAGGGACTTGAAGCGATCCATCTAACTTGCAATGTTACCGTCTGCTCCAAATTGGCATGCATGGTCCACATACTGTTGACGTGATAATTTATTACTTTTGTTTTGCTTTGATATCATGCATGTTTGGTTAATCAGAGATTGTAGCTCTGCTGGTACAAGTATGTCAGCTAACTTGTTTTCTCTATTGATAGCCATCCAGCTTGTACAAGTATGTCGGCTAACTTATTTTCTCTATTGATAGCCATCCAGCTTCGGGGAACCATTTGGCGTCTCAGTATGACACGAAGAGTGAGGAactgccacctccaccaccaagtCTACTACCAAAACACCTTGTAAGAGCTCCAGATTGAATTCTCGTTGGATAGCCATATGGGTGGTGGCGCCTCTTGATTACTACTGGCCTACTGTTCCTAACAAGGAGTAAGCCTAAGGACACGTGTGTATTGACGGCAAGCCTAGAGTTGTATGCAAAGGGAAGCAAAAAATGCATGCCTGACTTAGAATAGTCCCCTATGCAACGCCTGGCCCAAATATGGCAGCAGAATTATACGTTCTTCAATCTCTGATCTTCGGTTCCACCTTCTGTTTTGCTTGTTGAAATGGAAAACAGTCTGTTATGCTCTCACTTATGGATTATTTTATTGCCTCTAATGCATtcatctacaattttgtagagATCTCGGAGATCAGATGATGTTAGAGTCGAATCAGATGTGAGTCCAGCCAGTCCATGAAGTTCTCATCTTCAGAAGATTAATTGTAGATTGCAAAGCACACGACCTATGATTATAACATCAGTGATAACAATTGTCTGTGACCAGTATACTTACGCTGTTTGGTCTCTATACTAAAGCACGACCTGTCTCTGATGCATCTTCTTGCTGGTTGAAATGCATATTCTTTGACACGCCCCTTCAGCTTCTGCGACAAGTACCATTGCTACTTCCAGACAATTTCCGGCATCCAGTTTGAATTTAGAAACGCGCATTGCACAGTATATACCTGCATCAGGCAAGGAGATGCTACTGCTGAAAAAGAAGGTGTGCCGACACTCTGATgcgtaaaaaataaaaattataaggCCAGCACGTTCTGATACTGAGCTAGCACTCGCTTATGGAATTCAAGTAGGAAAATGAGTGGAAGTACATGTAGAGGTGGTGGAATTCAAGTAGGAAAAGGAGTGGAAATACATGCAGAGGCGGTGTTGACTTGTGTAGGATTTCTTGGAAGTTCCCTACTGCTCCAATGGAAGTTGCACTCCACATTTCCTGCACACTTCATGCGTAAATCCCATGGGTGAGAGAGACCTGGGTGGCGGCAAACATATAAATACCAACACAACGCCGGCCACCGGCTCCATCAAGCATTCAAGCTCCAGCTCTTGTTAATCCGTCCTCTATGGGGTTCTCTGTCTCCGGCTGCAAGGCGCTACTGTTTGCTGCTCTCATCGTCGCTTCGTCGCGCCTTCTGCATGGGCCGGTCGACTGTTCTGCGGGAGGCACAGGGGCGCTTCCTCCTCCGGACGTGCGAGGTGAAGAAGCAGCCGAGCAGCTTGGCGACGGCGAGGCGCTCCGGTTCCGGGGCCCTGCAGGCATGCACGCGCGGACGCAGGAGATGGCATGCCTCCCGGCAGGTACAGCGGGGAGATTCCACCAAGCGATGCTGGTGTTGCTGTTGGCCCTCGGCGGAGGGAGGATGGCAGCCGGCCGCTGGCGTTCGAGTCGGCGGCGCGGGTGAGGACGGCGCGTACGTTGCTGGGCGACGGGGCGTCGATGAGACGGTGACGTCGTCCAGGCCTTTTTGTCTGTCCAACAATGTCCCCTGCCCGCCAACCCGGCACATCACACGCCCATTGCTTAATTACGTGCACACAAGTATATATCTTTGTATGCACTTTGTGAGAAGTGCAAaaacttaagagaaaataaaagtttCTCAATCTTCGTATGCACTTTGTAAGTATATATCTTAATTAATGTAAACTCTTTTCTCCCCTAAATGAAAAACGTGCACAGCACGCTctcgaaaaaagaaaatatatccaTACAACATTTTTTTACAAGCATTTCTTCACTACACGAACTTCTTTGAAGTACTTTTAAGGTGCGAGGTGGGGGATCAAACCCCTACCAACTCACTCCTCCATATAGGCTACTGGGCCAACTGCCTGTCCGCGTACAACGCTCTGCTCCTTCGGTCCACTTGCACGtgttttattttagaaaagttaatatgcatatattttagTCAATAATCACTCAACTTATAAATATATCTAGtgcataaaaatatataattagattcatatttcaaaatatgttcacattatatttattttgtagttataaataatatattgtgTAAGAAATAATGgtcaaatatattttaaagATCATGCCACAATAAAATACGCTTTGTATTCTTCGTAGGAGGGAGTAATAATGAAAACGGTATCAGTGCACAAATTTCTATTCATCAGGTTGAAGTAGGGGAGAAAAGTCAACGAAACTAGTTGCCGAAGGATCAAAGTGGACAATACGAGGATTAGGAACCTAGGAAAACTggctttttttaaaaactacaTCAAGAATCGAAGTTTTAAAATGCAGTCGTAAGAACAGAACTTGTTTCTCCATCAAAGGTAACCGGTTGAATGAGATATCTCTACAAAACAGGGGGCAGTTGCTTAGTTAGTCAAGCTGTTCTCGTGGGACTTATTGTGTATCAGCAGAGTGTTAGTTAAAAGGATATTACGCAACGTGTGTGATCAGCCGTGGCCCATGTTAGACTACTACTCACAGGTCACAGCACGCCATGACGCATCTGGTGcgaaaaaaatttataagactCTCGTGTGAAAGGCTTACGTGAGATTCTAATCTGCATAGCTAATATATGTGCAGGAGATAGTAAAGAACACGTGTCACGTGAATAAAGTAGATTTTTGAAAgattagattttataaaattttctttcataaTAGATTGTATGATCCTTGAGTCATCCTGACCATCATAGTCCTTTTGATAGgactcttcttttctctttccaaTTGGCTGCTATATTTGCGTGTTCTGAAAAACAAAAACAGTCTTATCTCGATTCATCATGGGACTAGCCGCTGCTAGCCCGGCACCGGGCAAGCGAAGTTCAGTCTCTTTGGACTTAAACGGATCGGCGGAGTGGTAGAACGTcataacaaatataaaaataaatttacacaATCGTGATCATCCTCCATTGGAAATTTAAGTTTTTGCTTCTCAACGCTGCTCTGTTTTTCTCCCTCGCTCTGACATGGCTCTGTTTTTCTTCCTCGCTCCTTGTTTCCTGCTGCTGAGTGCTGAAGTCAATGTTAAGCCACATCCGCGACTTAGCTGTAGCTATGCTACTGTTTATAGGCTACCTGCATGCAGCATGCTGGTGCTCCTCTAACGCTGCGACGGCCGACGTAGTCACGTACACGTTACACTTGCCCGCTCATGGtagtgagagtgagagaattGCAGAAATTGTGTTTCAATGGAATACAATTCTAGCTTACATGTTATTGACACGAGTGGTCTTATATATCAAGTAAGATATGTGGTATTTTATCGAAGCACTAATTAACTGATTTGTATTTCATCAATTTTCCCCATGATAGGAGCATATCAGATGAGCAGGTTCACTGTACGCGTGCTCTGATCGCCCCGAAGCGCCCCTCGGCATATCTTGTGGAagcagcccagcgtgcccgcgGACAATCTGGACTACAGCCGGCGGTTGTATCGCGCGCGAACTCGGCATGACCAAGAGGCATGCTGGGCTGCTTCGTGCCGTGCCATCCCGTGATAACCCAGCGTGTAGCATGGAAGCCAGTGCACGAAAATGCCGAGGACTGGACTAATTCAACCTCTAGTGGGGAGCATTACAAGAATGAGAGGCCAGCAACAAAGAGGGGGAAAAAACAAGCATTGAGAACAGAACAGAATAGGATCGTccccttcttctacctcgactcctctggtcttcttcttcctgggcCCTCTCCATTCCTTCTAGAACCTTCTAACTTTTTCTAGTCTTGTATCAGGATTGAATACTCT of Phragmites australis chromosome 3, lpPhrAust1.1, whole genome shotgun sequence contains these proteins:
- the LOC133913161 gene encoding uncharacterized protein LOC133913161, producing the protein MLRVSEDGGRRREAHAAGYGELGRALLDLQAAADQVFDAVSKRTAEEREKLSAISRRIKDAKAKIKALSQSEEPLTIVSPAQHPSCCTKQEDFRPLFHDNGGLPIANITVNGEFNREYGLEGTLELFQFFSEENCDYPSKATDKLPKTKDSTYLENLLEAANHPASGNHLASQYDTKSEELPPPPPSLLPKHLRSRRSDDVRVESDVSPASP